A stretch of Corallococcus macrosporus DNA encodes these proteins:
- a CDS encoding class I SAM-dependent methyltransferase translates to MNHDHSAHAPVQGFGADRAPHYDAQAAVNLAGYQAAYELGVSALAAALDGQEKAALLHVGLGTGAELLPYQRFDVPGWRFTGVEPSGPMLEVARKRLEAEGLLERTHLHEGELRTLPPGPPFDGAQLMGVLHHVDGASARVELLREVTRRLKPGAPLVLGCRVGKDPELTNVELRRLRAYGVTQEKLEARRQAYAKMQPIESDAALFAMFERAGLVAPKTLFVSLQYKVFLAHVGP, encoded by the coding sequence ATGAACCACGATCATTCCGCCCACGCACCCGTGCAGGGCTTCGGCGCCGACCGGGCGCCGCACTACGACGCCCAGGCCGCCGTGAACCTCGCCGGCTACCAGGCGGCGTATGAGCTGGGCGTCAGCGCCCTGGCCGCCGCGCTGGACGGCCAGGAGAAGGCAGCGCTGCTGCACGTGGGCCTGGGCACGGGCGCGGAGCTGTTGCCCTATCAGCGCTTCGACGTGCCGGGCTGGCGCTTCACGGGCGTGGAGCCGTCGGGTCCGATGCTGGAGGTCGCGCGAAAGCGATTGGAGGCGGAGGGGCTGCTTGAGCGCACGCACCTGCACGAGGGCGAGCTGCGCACCCTGCCGCCGGGTCCCCCGTTCGACGGCGCGCAGTTGATGGGGGTCCTGCACCACGTGGACGGAGCGTCGGCCCGCGTCGAGCTGCTGCGCGAGGTGACGCGGAGGCTCAAGCCGGGAGCGCCGTTGGTGCTGGGCTGCCGCGTGGGCAAGGATCCGGAGCTGACGAACGTGGAGCTGCGCCGGCTGAGGGCATACGGCGTGACGCAGGAGAAGCTGGAGGCCCGGCGTCAGGCCTACGCGAAGATGCAGCCCATCGAGTCGGACGCGGCCCTGTTCGCGATGTTCGAGCGGGCCGGCCTGGTGGCGCCGAAGACGCTCTTCGTCTCGCTCCAGTACAAGGTCTTCCTCGCGCACGTCGGGCCCTAA
- a CDS encoding IS5 family transposase (programmed frameshift), whose product MKKDDGWRVPDELWRRIEPLLPARPEHPLGCHNPRVPDRQALDGILLVLRTGMQWGALKATGLCHPSSAYRRFREWLSAGVFREFWRQGLLAYDGLAKIDWRWLALDGTQGKAPLGGEKTGPNPTDRAKRGTKRSLLTDSRGVPLGLVVAGANTNDFKLARSTLESIPVRRPLPNRSRRQTLCVDLGYAFRPVRELAQEYGFTLRAPRRRSQPSSKRARRRRPSPRWVVERTHSWLNRFRRLLVRWEKREDTYVAMLHFALGIITWFHSLLPK is encoded by the exons GTGAAGAAGGACGACGGCTGGCGGGTGCCGGACGAACTGTGGCGACGCATCGAGCCGCTGCTGCCGGCCCGTCCAGAGCACCCGCTGGGGTGCCATAACCCACGAGTGCCCGACCGGCAGGCCCTGGATGGAATCCTCCTGGTGCTACGCACGGGGATGCAGTGGGGCGCATTGAAGGCCACGGGCCTGTGCCATCCGTCCTCGGCCTACCGACGCTTCCGGGAATGGTTGTCCGCGGGCGTCTTCCGCGAGTTCTGGCGTCAGGGGCTGCTCGCCTATGACGGTCTCGCGAAGATTGATTGGCGGTGGCTGGCGCTGGACGGCACCCAGGGCAAGGCGCCGCTGGGC GGGGAAAAAACCGGCCCCAATCCTACCGACAGAGCGAAGCGGGGTACCAAGCGGAGCCTGCTGACAGACTCGCGCGGCGTCCCCCTCGGCCTCGTGGTCGCTGGCGCCAACACGAACGACTTCAAGCTGGCGCGCTCCACACTTGAATCGATTCCAGTCCGGAGGCCCCTGCCGAACCGGAGCCGTCGTCAGACGCTGTGCGTCGACCTGGGGTATGCCTTTAGGCCCGTGCGCGAGCTGGCCCAGGAGTATGGCTTCACTCTCCGGGCGCCGAGACGACGCTCCCAGCCCAGTTCCAAGCGCGCACGGCGTCGACGCCCTTCGCCACGATGGGTCGTCGAGCGAACCCACTCCTGGCTCAACCGCTTCCGACGTCTGCTGGTGCGCTGGGAGAAGCGAGAGGACACCTACGTGGCGATGCTGCACTTCGCGCTGGGCATCATCACCTGGTTCCACTCGCTCCTACCGAAATAG
- a CDS encoding imm11 family protein, giving the protein MERDFYWVRLGDVPQWLIETPTRSSGEAFDEPWMFADGRVLEEPGRMKALIATPGERRAFVFSVIERAPIVSQAIANVFRALAPDDGQLFPVTLEGEADPFFVVNATRVVDCIDEARCREVHHDDENVAGEYRWIYGLRIDPAKTGGAQVFRLKKFKTAFIVSEDIKNALERVGNLGVSFERVTGA; this is encoded by the coding sequence GTGGAGCGCGACTTCTACTGGGTGCGGCTGGGGGATGTGCCGCAATGGCTCATTGAGACACCGACGCGGAGTTCAGGTGAGGCCTTTGACGAGCCCTGGATGTTCGCGGATGGTCGCGTCCTTGAAGAACCGGGACGGATGAAGGCCCTCATCGCTACCCCCGGCGAGAGGCGGGCGTTCGTATTCTCCGTGATAGAGCGGGCCCCCATTGTCAGCCAGGCCATCGCTAACGTTTTCCGGGCACTGGCCCCTGATGACGGTCAGCTCTTTCCGGTGACGTTGGAGGGAGAGGCCGACCCGTTCTTCGTCGTCAATGCGACCCGGGTGGTCGACTGCATCGACGAGGCGCGGTGCCGCGAGGTTCACCACGATGACGAGAATGTCGCGGGCGAGTACCGGTGGATCTACGGACTCCGCATCGACCCGGCAAAGACCGGGGGCGCGCAGGTCTTCCGACTGAAGAAGTTCAAGACGGCGTTCATCGTGTCGGAGGACATCAAGAACGCACTCGAACGGGTCGGGAACCTGGGGGTGTCGTTCGAGCGCGTGACCGGAGCTTAG
- a CDS encoding AHH domain-containing protein, translated as MRFLFFIALLLLAGGCATTRVVHVDVGDGRQVVHASRDVDPVQVSEDAFEAALTQLILDMRMDVAFRETDAADQRGWVRSRSLLASSKGLSDPGAGASLESLSSRICPDGDDCLPLVVGTGLPFSRKDRTLMALSFALDTVWAGVEAEIGKMLNPVLLKAMVTSAALSVLLTMTLPEPVTKVIAVALTAAMVAYLGVVPVWEMGRGFVRLWDDAERATSVLELQDIGHRFGRVLGTNGTRVLVLLVTAALGGKSAMAAQGPRLPGFSQAALRGQAEAGFQLGAALNGGVTSIAIPAAGVLNVALAPGAAAALAMYSDGRFPGDEAGPVHHICTNKNPISDVTGGPWTPRCEKVFKKAGMTLEDAANKVRLNGHEGPHPERYHREVMDRLELAVERCRTTETCRASLMKELARIANELLTQGSDLRSLIVKAEG; from the coding sequence ATGCGGTTCCTGTTTTTTATCGCGTTACTCCTCCTGGCGGGAGGATGTGCGACGACGCGTGTCGTCCACGTTGATGTTGGAGACGGCAGGCAGGTGGTCCACGCGTCCCGGGATGTTGATCCGGTTCAGGTGAGTGAGGACGCGTTCGAGGCGGCCCTCACGCAGCTCATCCTGGACATGCGCATGGACGTTGCCTTCCGCGAGACGGATGCGGCCGACCAACGGGGATGGGTGAGGTCCCGGTCGTTGCTCGCATCCTCGAAGGGGCTCTCGGATCCGGGTGCTGGGGCGTCTCTGGAGTCCCTCTCTTCGCGCATCTGCCCCGATGGGGACGACTGCCTGCCCCTGGTGGTCGGAACAGGGCTGCCCTTCTCGCGCAAGGACCGGACGTTGATGGCCCTGTCGTTCGCGCTGGATACAGTCTGGGCAGGTGTCGAGGCGGAGATCGGCAAGATGCTGAACCCGGTGCTGCTCAAGGCCATGGTGACCTCGGCCGCGTTGTCCGTGCTCCTCACGATGACGCTGCCCGAGCCCGTCACGAAGGTCATCGCGGTGGCACTGACCGCGGCGATGGTGGCCTACCTGGGGGTGGTGCCTGTCTGGGAGATGGGCCGGGGCTTCGTGCGACTGTGGGACGATGCAGAGAGGGCAACGAGCGTCCTTGAGTTGCAGGACATCGGACACCGCTTCGGGCGGGTCCTGGGGACGAACGGCACACGCGTCCTGGTTCTACTCGTGACGGCAGCCCTTGGCGGCAAGAGCGCGATGGCGGCCCAGGGGCCCAGACTCCCGGGCTTCTCCCAGGCCGCACTCCGAGGACAAGCCGAGGCCGGGTTCCAGCTCGGGGCGGCACTGAATGGCGGCGTGACTTCCATCGCGATACCGGCTGCTGGAGTCCTGAATGTGGCGCTGGCTCCAGGCGCAGCCGCTGCACTGGCGATGTACTCGGACGGACGGTTTCCGGGTGACGAGGCAGGACCTGTTCATCACATCTGCACGAACAAGAACCCCATCTCCGATGTTACCGGCGGTCCTTGGACGCCACGGTGCGAGAAGGTCTTCAAAAAGGCTGGGATGACGCTCGAAGATGCCGCGAACAAGGTGCGGCTCAATGGCCACGAGGGGCCTCATCCAGAGCGATACCACAGGGAAGTGATGGACCGCTTGGAGCTAGCTGTCGAGCGATGCCGAACGACGGAAACCTGCCGGGCCAGCTTGATGAAGGAGCTTGCGCGGATAGCGAACGAGCTTCTGACTCAGGGCTCCGATTTGCGGAGCCTCATTGTCAAGGCGGAGGGGTGA